In Torulaspora delbrueckii CBS 1146 chromosome 1, complete genome, one genomic interval encodes:
- the CYM1 gene encoding pitrilysin family metalloprotease (similar to Saccharomyces cerevisiae CYM1 (YDR430C); ancestral locus Anc_5.541), producing the protein MLRFKRYATTYAQRQVLRKYPVGASIHGYDIERVMPVPELKLTAVHLIHGHTGAEHLHIDRDDRNNVFSIGFKTNPPDCTGVPHILEHTTLCGSYKYPVRDPFFKMLNRSLANFMNAMTGPDYTFFPFSTTNKTDFANLRSVYLSSTLNPLLKPEDFYQEGWRLEHMNVEDQNSDIVFKGVVYNEMKGQVSNANYYFWIKFQESIYPSLNNSGGDPQYITDLHYNELVDFHQTNYHPSNAKTFTYGDLPLEDTLKTLSKEFAGYGKRKSSKKALFPIEMNQDVEVNVKGQVDPMLPSDKQLKTSMTWLCGSPQDMYESFLLKVLGSILMDGHSSIVYQKLVESGIGLDLSVNAGVDSSTSVNFLTIGLQGVSDLSKFRETVNEIFKEVLAKPFDRQKIEAIIQQLELSKKDHKSDFGLQLLYSVLPGWTNKVDPFDGLQFDETLQRFREDLEGKGDALFKDLISKYIIDKPCFKYSMQGSEDFSTVLEEEEKTRLNKKLHQLNESDKDVIYKRGLLLQEKQNSVEDLSCLPSLKISDIPRTGSNYKVNGQNTSTMSRITDTNGITYIRAKRKLSEAIPLDLYPYLPLFADSLTSLGTSTQDYSEIEDAMKLHTGGISTHIDVSSDPLTLEPHLYFRFDGWSLNSKTDHIFSIWKKLLVETDFRKHSEKLKVLIRSLASSNTSAVAESGHTFARDYAAAHYSNSKAISESLNGVQQLQLITKLANSMDDEEAFQTNLVDKLIELKERIIGSQDLQFFITTDSQPLADEVKSQISRFVQEMPQRTTKGGLDVSKFPLLPLSETNTLIDFPFQVHYAGKSLPGVPYTHPDGAPLQVLANILTFKYLHREVREKGGAYGGGAGYSALDGLFNFFSYRDPHPLQSLQTFDKSGSYVLNNARWGKGELDEAKMTIFQQVDAPISRKSEGVTHFYSGVTDEMRQKRREQLLDVSLSDVHRVTEKYLLDQTGANAVIGPVIEGKTIPPKWQIKSL; encoded by the coding sequence ATGTTGCGATTTAAAAGGTACGCTACGACCTATGCGCAGAGACAGGTGTTGCGAAAGTACCCCGTTGGGGCATCGATTCATGGTTATGACATAGAGCGAGTTATGCCAGTCCCTGAGCTAAAACTGACTGCTGTTCACCTGATCCATGGACATACGGGCGCTGAGCATTTGCACATTGATCGTGATGACAGAAATAATGTTTTTAGTATTGGATTCAAGACTAATCCTCCAGATTGCACCGGTGTACCGCATATTTTGGAGCATACTACGTTATGTGGTTCCTACAAATACCCTGTGCGTGAtcctttcttcaagatgttAAATAGATCATTGGCTAATTTCATGAATGCGATGACTGGTCCAGATTATACTTTCTTTCCCTTCTCTACAACGAATAAGACcgattttgcaaatttgaGAAGCGTTTATTTGAGTTCTACATTGAATCCTCTGTTGAAACCTGAGGATTTTTACCAGGAAGGCTGGAGACTAGAACATATGAATGTGGAGGACCAAAATAGTGATATTGTGTTCAAGGGTGTTGTGTATAATGAGATGAAGGGACAAGTGTCGAATGCCAATTATTACTTCTGGATTAAGTTCCAAGAATCTATTTATCCATCGTTGAACAATTCTGGTGGTGATCCACAGTATATCACGGACCTTCATTATAATGAGCTTGTGGATTTCCACCAAACAAACTACCATCCTTCTAACGCCAAAACTTTTACTTATGGGGACTTGCCTTTGGAAGatactttgaagactttgagTAAAGAATTTGCAGGATATGGGAAGAGAAAGAGTTCCAAAAAGGCACTCTTTCCCATTGAGATGAACCAGGATGTGGAAGTGAATGTCAAGGGTCAAGTTGACCCTATGTTACCTTCTGACAAGCAGTTGAAAACTTCTATGACCTGGTTATGTGGATCTCCACAGGACATGTACGAGAGTTTTTTGCTCAAGGTATTGGGAAGTATATTGATGGATGGTCACTCTTCTATTGTTTACCAAAAGTTGGTTGAATCGGGAATTGGTCTTGATTTGTCAGTCAACGCTGGTGTCGATTCATCGACTTCggtcaatttcttgaccatCGGGTTACAAGGTGTGTCTGACTTGTCAAAATTCAGAGAAACAGTCAATGAGATTTTCAAGGAAGTGCTTGCAAAACCATTTGATCGTCAAAAGATTGAAGCTATTATCCAGCAGTTGGAGTTGAGTAAGAAAGATCACAAATCTGATTTTGGGTTGCAACTTCTGTATTCCGTTTTGCCCGGCTGGACAAACAAGGTGGATCCTTTCGACGGATTGCAATTTGATGAGACATTACAAAGGTTCCGCGAGGATTTAGAGGGAAAGGGTGACGCTCTATTCAAAGATCTGATCAGCAAGTATATCATCGACAAACCATGTTTTAAATATTCAATGCAAGGTTCTGaggatttttcaactgttttggaagaggaggaaaagACTCGCCTGAATAAAAAACTACACCAACTGAACGAGAGTGATAAAGATGTCATCTACAAACGTGGTCTTCTACTACAAGAGAAGCAAAACTCTGTAGAAGATTTATCTTGCCTACCTAGTTTGAAGATAAGTGACATACCACGTACCGGTTCTAACTACAAAGTCAACGGACAAAACACCAGCACTATGAGTCGCATCACCGATACTAATGGGATTACATATATTAGGGCAAAGAGAAAGTTAAGTGAGGCCATCCCATTGGATTTGTATCCTTACTTGCCATTGTTCGCTGATTCTTTGACAAGCTTGGGTACTTCAACACAGGATTATAGTGAGATTGAGGATGCTATGAAACTACACACCGGTGGCATCTCCACCCACATTGACGTTTCTTCTGACCCGCTGACTTTGGAACCACACTTGTATTTCAGATTCGATGGGTGGTCTCTAAACTCAAAGACAGATCATATTTTTAGCATTTGGAAAAAATTGTTAGTGGAGACCGATTTCCGCAAACATAGCGAGAAGCTTAAGGTTCTAATCAGATCGCTTGCTTCTTCCAACACGTCTGCCGTCGCAGAGTCAGGACATACTTTTGCGCGAGACTACGCTGCTGCTCATTACAGCAACAGTAAGGCCATCAGTGAAAGCCTAAATGGTGTTCAACAATTACAATTAATTACAAAATTGGCTAATTCAAtggatgacgaagaggCTTTCCAAACCAACCTAGTGGACAAATTGATCGAATTAAAGGAGCGGATTATTGGATCTCAAGATCTTCAGTTCTTCATTACCACAGATTCTCAACCACTTGCTGATGAGGTCAAGTCGCAAATCTCTCGATTTGTTCAAGAGATGCCTCAAAGAACCACAAAGGGAGGCCTCGATGTATCGAAGTTCCCCCTATTACCACTGTCAGAGACCAATACTCTCATTGATTTTCcatttcaagttcattATGCCGGTAAGTCACTTCCAGGTGTTCCATATACCCATCCGGATGGCGCTCCTTTACAAGTGTTAGCCAACATCTTGACATTCAAGTACTTGCACCGTGAGGTGAGAGAGAAAGGTGGGGCCTATGGCGGTGGGGCTGGTTACAGTGCGCTAGACggtctcttcaatttcttctcctaCAGAGACCCACATCCACTACAATCTCTGCAAACCTTTGACAAGAGCGGTTCATACGTTCTGAACAACGCCAGATGGGGCAAGGGAGAACTTGACGAGGCAAAGATGACTATTTTCCAACAAGTCGACGCACCAATTAGCAGGAAGAGTGAAGGTGTCACCCATTTCTACTCAGGTGTTACTGACGAAATGAGACAAAAGAGGAGAGAGCAACTCCTTGATGTATCGCTATCAGATGTCCATAGAGTTACAGAGAAATATTTGCTCGATCAAACGGGCGCCAATGCAGTGATTGGACCGGTGATTGAGGGCAAGACAATACCACCAAAATGGCAAATCAAGAGCCTATAA
- the ERV25 gene encoding Erv25p (similar to Saccharomyces cerevisiae ERV25 (YML012W); ancestral locus Anc_5.540), with the protein MQVSYWKFFLVVFAVLSSTVSALHFDIAATTKPEPFCVRDFVSEGQLVVIDITTSGSSNDGQTLNLYVRDSLGNEYRRKKDLVGEARIAFTAPSTTSFDVCLENIASYSGRSMSRAVELDIESGSQARDWNMISASEKLNSVEVELRRIEELADEIVDELTYLKNREERLRDTNESTNRRVRNFSILVILVLIGLGAWQINYLKNYFKSKHII; encoded by the coding sequence ATGCAGGTATCTTACTGGAAATTTTTTTTGGTCGTTTTTGCTGTGCTATCAAGCACTGTTTCCGCGCTTCACTTTGACATTGCAGCTACGACTAAACCCGAACCATTTTGTGTTCGTGATTTTGTGAGTGAGGGCCAATTAGTGGTTATAGATATTACGACTAGTGGCTCCTCCAATGACGGTCAGACTTTGAACCTGTATGTGCGTGATTCGCTAGGAAATGAGTACCGTAGAAAGAAGGACCTTGTGGGCGAAGCTCGTATCGCGTTTACTGCCCCCTCAACTACTTCATTCGACGTCTGCTTGGAGAATATTGCTTCATACTCTGGTAGATCCATGAGCAGAGCCGTGGAGCTGGATATCGAGAGTGGATCGCAGGCCCGTGACTGGAACATGATCAGTGCTAGCGAGAAGCTGAACTCTGTGGAAGTGGAACTACgtagaattgaagaattggctgaCGAGATCgtcgatgaattgacttatttgaagaacagGGAGGAAAGACTAAGAGATACAAATGAATCTACTAACAGAAGAGTGAGAAACTTCTCGATCCTAGTCATCTTGGTTCTGATTGGTCTAGGTGCATGGCAGATTAattacttgaagaactacTTCAAGTCCAAGCATATCATCTAA